The genome window TCCCGGCGCGCCCTCAGGATGCGTTCGACACCTCGCAGTCCCAGGCCCGGCACTCGCAGCAACTCTTCGCGGCTGGCGCGATTCACCTCGACCGGGAAACGCTCAGGATGGGACTGCGCGGCCGCAAGCTTGGGGTCTGCCGCCAGTGACATGTTGCCCTGCTGGTCGAAGGCCAGCTCGGAGAAGTCGAAGCCGTAGTCGCGCAGGAGCCAGTCTGCCTGGTATAGCCGGTGCTGTCGCAGCGGCGGAGTCGGTGGCACACCCTCCAGCGGAGAGCCTTGCATCGGACGGAAGGCGGAGTAGTACACCCGGCGCAGGGACAGCTTGCCGTAGAGCCACACGGCAGCGGTCAGGTACTCGCGGTCGCAGTCATCGGCGCCGCCGACAACGAACTGCGTGGTCAGCCCCGA of Armatimonadia bacterium contains these proteins:
- a CDS encoding radical SAM protein; protein product: SGLTTQFVVGGADDCDREYLTAAVWLYGKLSLRRVYYSAFRPMQGSPLEGVPPTPPLRQHRLYQADWLLRDYGFDFSELAFDQQGNMSLAADPKLAAAQSHPERFPVEVNRASREELLRVPGLGLRGVERILRARRERSINSLPALQALGVRAQTARNFLTLNGRYSPSPEGKQLRFAY